GACATGGTGTGGCTGGAGGAAATCGAGGAGGAGGCCCAGCGCATGTTCACCaggtgtggggctgggggggggCGGGAGCGGCGGCTGGAGCGGGGACGGTGCAGCAGGGGCTGCCTGGCTGCTGCGGCCTTAGGGCACTTCCCCACCTGCCAGGCAAGACAGTCTGCCAGGGGTCCCTCCTGAGTGCCCCGGATGCTCAGATGCTCGGCGCTAGGGAGAGGGGTGGGTCTGCGCCTTGGAAGGTAGGGCTGCCTGGCAACCTTGCTCCCCTGCTCTGTCTACGCGAGGAAGCCCCAAGTGCCTGGCCTCAGCTTGACCAGCCATTGCCAGGAATGGGGCAGTGGTCtggctgggtgggggaggggcagtggtTTCCAGGCAGCCTCGACCATCACTGTCTTCGTACCAAACAGAGAATTCAGCAAAGAGCCTGAGCTGATGCCTAGAACGCCTTCACAGAAGAACCGACGGAAGAAGAGACGAATTTCTTCCATTCAGGACGAAAACAGAGACCCTATCCGGAAAAGGTATGAGGGGCAGGAGGCTTGGTGCCCACTAGGAGAGCTTGATTCGAAGGTGTTAACTGAGATCAGGAGCAGTGGGCACCGCGTGCGCCATGCCGAGGGGAATGAAGCGGGTCTGGAGACCGTGGAGTCCAGAGCTTGTGTGCGTTAGGGTAGGGGTGGTGTTTGATCTGGACCTCGGAGGATGGGAAGGGTTTCTGGAGGTGGGAGAAGCAAGAGAACTGACTTTCTGCTTGGGGGAGAGTGACCAGAGGTGTAGACTGGGGGCTGGCTGTCTCCCAACCCCATCGCTATGCTGGTTCTAACTGCCCCTGTAATGACCGTGGGTTTCAGAGTACCAGGGGAAAGAGGCTGGGTCTTGAAGTCAGGCAGTCCTGGGTGTACACACCAGCTCTGCTGCGTAGCAACTGTGTGTCCTTGGGTTAATGTTCCACCTCTGAGCCTCCAGTTTCTGAAATCTAAAGTGAGGATGAGGGTCCCTGCCTCTCGGGGACTGTGTGGTAGATTAAGCCACAGAAGGCGCGATGCCTCCAGCAGGGTGCTTGGCCCAGTGTGACCCAGTCAGCGGGAGGTTTATGGGAATTTAATCTTCCCAGTGGTTTTGTGAGGACTGGGCATCACCCCAGTTCATAGATAGGgagattgaggctcagagaggagcaTCTGGGGTCTCTTGGCTAGGGGTGGCAGAGCCTGAATTGGAACCCTAGTCTTCGGCCTCCAAGCTTCAGACTCCACTGGAGCTAGCAGCTCCTCCAGCTGGAATTTCGGGcaacctccccacctccctgggtCGTCTCAGCTTCTGCTCCGCCCCTTCACCAGGTTGTCCCGCAGAAAGACACGGAGCAGCCAGCGGATCTCCCGGCACCTCCGCAGCAAGGACAAGGCGGAGAAGCTGGCCACGGTGGTGGGCGAGAATGGCTCCGTCCTGCGGCGCGTGACCCGGGCTGCCGCTGCAGCGGTGGCCACCTCTGCGGCAACCGCCCCTCCTTTACCCACCCCCGGATCTCCTACCGTCCTGACCAAGAAGCCCAAGGAGAGCCCAACCCAGTGCCTGCCGGTGCCTGCGGTAGAGATCAGTGCCAACGAGCGCCAGAGCGCCGAGAAGTACCTCAGTCAGCTCCAGTCTGCCCAGGCTCCGACCCCTGCCCTGGCCCCGGCCTCCCAGATCCCCTCGAGCTCGGATGAGGATTCAACACCCCAGAAGGCAGAGGCTGGGAGGCTGGACTCTGTCACCGTGAGCTCCCTGATGACTACACCCCGGGACCCCAAGGGCCGAGGGGCCGGGGCAGGAAGGTCTGCCTCCAAGCTCCGGATTGCAGTGGCTGCCCCGGGCCCACAGGGCTCACCCAGCTCTCCGACCTCCCCGTGGCGGGAGCGGGTGCTGGTTCCCCTCCAGCCAGATAACTTCTCCACGCCCACGGGTGCCCGTGTCAACCGGCGGTCCGTGCGGCGAAGCCTGATCGCCCCATCCTCCCCGGGCCCCCAGAATCGCTCCCCGGTTTCCAAAGAAGAGGGCACTGTCCGACGATCAAGCAGAAGGATCGCCAAGAAGGCTGCCAAAGAGCCAACTGCCTCCGCCCGCATCATCTGTGAGTTGGGGCTCGGCATTGGGCAAGGCTCCAGAGGGTGGTCCTTTGTGCCTGGCTCAGCAGAGAGTGTCTGGGGACCCTCTAAGCAAGGAGCTGTCcacagaactttctgtgatgatgtgAACATCGCAGATCTGTGCCATCCCACACAGTAGCCACTagctagccacatgtggctatagAGCCTTCAAAATGTGGCTCCTTTGATCCAGGAGctgaatttttagttttattacattttatttatttcagatttaAGTTGCCATACAAAGCTTGTGGCTGCCATGTTGGACAGGACAGATTCAATCCAATGCTCTtgttttccaaatgagaaaattgaggtccAGTGCTGTTTTCCACGGTGTCCCTGTGGTTAAAGCCATGCTGAGCTCAAACCTGGGCCTCTCCCCCAGGGCCGGCCTGTTCTACTTCCCTCCTGCCCAGACTCTCTTAGATTCATCCTGCTTATGGGCCCTCTCCTGTTAGCATGACTGTAAGGCCTGGAGATACCGAGGTGAAGAGAGATGAATTCTGGGAGGGACACATAGCTGGGTCTGAGTGCCAGCTTGACCCTTTACCCGCCCCGTGACCTCGGGCAAGTTACAGGAATTCCTTCATGAGCTTCAGTTTCTCATGTGTCAGCTGATAATAATAGCATCACCTCAAAGGGTCACTGGGAGATTTTCTTGTTAATCCACATAggatgcttagaacagtgcctacaCAGAGCAAGGTCTGTGTAACGTTAGCTGCTTTGTCATCATCTGATCCCAGCTCCAGGGATCCTTGTCCCAGGTGGTAGCAGGTGTTGTGAGCCACAGAGGACAGGCAGCTCTAAGAGTCAGGACTGTCTGCATGGAGGAGGTGGGGTCTGAGCTGGGAGTGTTGCGAAGGCTTCCTGGGCTTTTGCCTGGTGGAAAAATGCAGGAAAAGGTATTCCTGGCAGAGAGAACAGCTTGTATGGAGACCCTGAGGCTTGAACTGGCCAGTGATCGGGAATCTGGGACTCGAGCTTGACCCCACGAAGGATGTGGCCCCTCGATGGTTGTTGGAAGGTTCCAGCACTGTGTGAAAAACAGCCAAGAAGAGAAGgaacaggacagggaagccagggagGAGGCTGCAGGGTCCAGCCAGAGGACAATAAGGTCCTCGGATTGGTGGAGAGGACAAGCCAGGTTTTTACATTAATGAAACTGATGCTTAAGGAGGCCACTGAGTCTGTTAAGTTGGGAAGCTGGGGTTAAAGCCCCGTGTGTTTCATCCTTTCTGGGATGGTGGGCGGCTCACCAAGGAAGCCAGGTGGAAAGCCTCAGGGCAGGGCATCGGGCAGGTGAGGGCCTGGCCCAGTTTCTTCCCTGTGTGGGGAAGGGCTTGCTCCAGGGTCGGGGGCTCAGGGACACACAGCCGGCGGCCTGTGCAGACCTGTGTTCAGACACACTGACCATATTTGGATTTTCAGGAGGGCCCAGATGGTTCTGACCTGTCCTGGGGATTTCCGTAGGTGTGAATCTCATCCTGGGCAGGAGCCCAAGGCAGAGGGCAGACCTGGAACTCTAGAGGGAGGGTCAGGGAAAGACCCTTAAGGCCCTACCAACACTTCTGGTTCAGATAGCTAGATACTCTTAAGCCAGtcttcactggagaaggaaatggcaacccactccagtattcttgcctggggaatcccatggaggggaagcctggtgggctgtagtccatggggtcgcaaaggagttgGACTGAAAAACAACACTGCCCCGCCCTGCACAGAGGTGGGCTTCAGATTTGATCTGCCTATGACCCAGTCCTCTGGAAGGAAGACAGTCAGACAAGGTGGTTAAGCCCTGGAGTCACCTAGAGCCTGGGGGGCCTGGGGCACACCCTtctcagaacctcagttttcccGTCTGTTAAATGGTAAGAATGCCTGCCTTGAGTGTGGGTAGAAGACCCATCTTAGTGGTTGGATATGGTACTGCTCTttcatataaaacaaaacaaaactagatgATAAAACCACAGGCAGCTTGTGTCCCTAAAGCTCAGCGGAGGTGTGGCCTGGCGCACCCTCCTAGGGTGTGGAACAGGGAGGGGcaagagggcttcctggaggcctTCCTGACACCCAGGCCCTGGGGCTTAGCAGGTCGGGCAGCTTAGAGGTGTGGGTCTTAGTTTGGGTTCCCCGGAAGCAACCCTCAATGTCAGGATTTGAGAGAAGCTTGTtactgtggggaggggaggaagcaccTGCAGCAGGGGAGCAGGGAGGTGAGCTGGGGAGAGAAGACCACCAGTAACGGCACCGGGGCCTCAGGGGACCTCTGGAGCCAGTGTGGAGCCCTTGGGAGGGGCTGCTGGGTGGAGGCATTAACCCCCCAAACTCCTGGCAGGGTGCACAGTTGGCCACACTTCACTGGGCAAAGAAGTGGTCTCTGAAGTGGTCAGGTGGGGCCAGGGCAGCTGCCCCAGGGTTTCTGCAGGGCCCAGCTTTACAGGCCAGGCTCCTCCTTGGGTGCCCCGCCCAGCTCTGCACTGGGAAACGACCCCTCAGCCCCTCTCCAGGCCTTCTCCCTGCCACCAGACCTGTTCTAAAGCCCTAATGGCATGAGTTGGCACTTAACATTCCAGAGAAGTCTTTGCACACTTCTGTGTGGTCACATGGGCGTCTTCTCAGCTTTCGGCCCCCTCATCAGCCAGCCTTGAGCTGGGatgggaggcagggggtgggaggagtcTCTTGGCTGTGGACCCCGCAGGTAGGAGCCTGCCCCTGTtctccaccccactcccccaggcctgcctgccaccccccagtgaaagtcgctcagtctgtccgactctttgcaaccccatggactatagtctgccaggctcctctgtccatgaaattctccaggccagaatactggagtgggttgctgttcccttctccaggggatcctcccaacctagggatcaaaccctggtctcctgcattgcaggcagattctttaccatctgagccaccagggaaacctcactGCAGGAAGGTCCCTGCTTCAGGCCTCCCATCCACTGCCTTAACTTCTGACCAGGCCCCCGTGGCTCAGATGCTCCACAAAGCCTGCTCCTTCCTGCCTCATGGCCTTTGCAGATGTTGTTCCTTCTGCCTAGACTGGCACCTCTCCATTTGTGGCCTCAGGACCTCAAAGAGCTTTTGATTATGAGGACTCTTATCTATCGGTAGttatttaatactttaatatAAGAGTAACAAACAATTACCTATTAAggttagtttttctttctttctttctctttttttttaaagaaaaaaataacttttccaaaCAGATGTGGTGAGGAGACTGGCATTATTCTCATGTTGTAAATCCCATTCATGGGTGGCTTAAAAGAAGGCAGCTGGGTGCTGCATTCCGTCTGTTGCATTGTGTTTGTTTGGGTTCAGGTCTGTGTAGAAAATCTGGCCTCACACGGAAACATAGTTGGAAAAGGGAAGAGGACTTAGAAAGTCTTTTGTTGTgtactctctttttttcttccaattaatTTGCGCGTACTCGCAAGTGTGTGGAGTTACGCACATCTTCCAGGTGTCAACACACTTTATTATATATTGTCTTAAAGGAGCACGTTTGTTTTCTGGTCTCATCAGAAAGGTTTTTAGGTATCAGGAAGCTATGAAGTTCATGGCGGTTTTGGCTTTTTGTGGGGCTCAGTTTTTTATTCTTGGCAACAAATCCTGTTCGTTTGATTTGAAGGGACAGGCtccctttgttcatttttaagaaaGTATCTACCAGACACCCAAGCTTGTTGAGCCATTGTTTGTCAGTTGTTCTTTAAAAACagcattctgttttaaaaaaaaagggagcgGGTGGGACCAGTTCAGGTGAGACCTCAGACCCCTCTGCTTTTTAGAGATATGACTATGCAGTCCAAGGGCATTTTGCATCCTTTCTACTTTATgacatagtgtattaaaaagatatgtacttaagtttatttattttaaaaatattttatttatttacttatttgcttggcttcaaggttttttttttttttttaatgcttacttatttgactgtgccatgtCTTACTtggggcacacaggatcttcgatctttgtggcagcatgtgggatctttagttgtggtttTGGTATTATGGTGAAAATAGTTAAGGCCTTGTGAGTCCCCCAAAAGAGTCCTCTTGGGCCCTCAGCTCTCAGGAGCCCCAGACTACGCTCAGAACTACTGGCCCAGacatccccaccccctcctttgCTGCTTTCTTGCACTTCACATTTCAGCCTCCAGACCAGCTTGTCTTCCCATCATAGGGTTTTCAAGTCCTCTCCTCTTTCCTGTCATGACACGTCACGTGTCAGCCACAGGATTATCTGGTGATTGTCTAGACCAACTTGTGGACCGTCTGGTTTGCTCTCTGTTGGGTCCCCAGGGCCTGGTGCATAGTAGGCCCTCAACATATGCTTGCTGAATGCATCCGCTGCTTTGTGTTCAGCCTGTGCTGGGAGGTGGAGGCTCCCTCTTTCCAGACACTCCCACCCAGTGAACTTTGTCCTGGGAGCGGCATATTACCAGCTGGGGAGTAGCAGGAGATACTCAGGCAGCAGCTCCGTGGAGGGTGTGAGGAGTCAAGGGAGTGCTGACGGCAGGACTATGCACCCTGGCAACAGGGAGGGGTCTGTGGGGTGGAGGGGGTCTGTGACGAGTGTAGGGAGGGGTCTGCAGGTGGATGGGGTCTGCAGCAGAGGGACGCAGCCAAGCCCCCAGCAGAGCCTGACTCCTGGGACCTCTTGGTCTGGGACCAATTCTGAGGGCGTCTTTTTGTCCCTTTGTTTTCCTGTCAGGTCACAGTTACCTGGAGAGGCTCCTGAATGTTGAGGTGCCCCAGAAAGTCAGGTGAGTTGAGTTCCGGGGCTTGGGGACCTTCCCGGGGCTGGGCAGGGCACACGGGGGGCCTTTCCAGGTGAGCCCCCCGGGTGGAGGCATTTCCTATGCCCGAGCCTTCCCTTCCCTTGGGAACTGCTCCTGAGCAGCCCAccactgcccctgcccctgccccagtcTTAGCAGGAAGTGCCCCGCGGGTGCCAGGGCTTCCCACATTGCTTGTCAACATCCCTCGTCAGCCCTGACCCCTCCGAGCCTTACCCTGGGGCCAGGGCTCCATAGGTTGTCAAATCCAAAGCCAGCGCAGTCATGAGGAGCCAGTTCCTCCTGGAGTGGGCGGTGTGGGGATTGGGCTGCTCCGTTTATACCCCAGCACTGCTTGGGGCCAGTGCCCCTTTGCCAGGAGGCCACGTCCTGCCATCCCTGAAACTActccagcccccccacccccgtggcCCCTGCTCTGGAGCAGAGGGTCGGTGCTGGGGATGGGCAGACCCACTGGCTTTGCTGGCCCCACGGTGAATGGAGGAGAGGCCTCAATGAGACACGGCTCATTCCGGCCAACCGGGTTGACACAGAGCTGAGATAGGGCTCCAGAACCCAGGCCCCGATGGGATCTGAGTGAAGCCAGACTCAGAAGCTGATACCCCTTGTCTGCCCGGGCCGCAGACTCAGAGCTCCGAGCacctggctctggctgccctgcctgcctggggctggggggctgtgGTCCAGTCTGGGGCGTCTGATGGACCCCTCCTGGCTCGCTCCCCCAGGGCACGGGAGAGGGGCTCCTGTGGGGAGGCTTGGGCTGGGTGGGTCCCACAGTGACCCCTGCTCTGCTTCCAGCCCCAAGGAGGAGGAACCCAGCAAGGAAGCTGAGCCTAAGGAGGCAGCTGAGCCAGAGGTAAGTGGGCAGGCCAGGGAGGGGTGAGCTCGAGGCCTTCGAGTCCCGGGTGCAGACTCCTGAAGCCTTGGTTCTTCCCTTAGGTCCCCAAGAACAATGGCAAGGCCTTGCAGCTCCGCAGCACCACCAACATCACCCTTAGCCCACCCGGCTCACAGCCTGCAGCCAGTGGCCAGGGTGAGTGTGAAGGGCGGCAGGGTGAGTCTCCTGCCCTGATGGCAAGGGACACTCAGGGCCGTGCAGGCCTTGGTAGCCTCTGCCTGACTTTCTCTCGGAAGAGGGGCGAGCCCGGGTTCCTGGGCTGACAGGCCGAGGGTACATGAGACCTGGGGTGCAGAGATCTCCTTGAGTCTACATGTTTCATCTCCCACCGTTTGGCCGAAGCTGCTGCTAGGTGCAATTGGGTGGCCATGGCCGGTCGGTCCAggaagctggggtggggtggggggacctgGATTAGGGCAGTAACTGGGAACATGCCAGGTCAAAGCCTCGAGCCTCCCTCCAGGGTGGGGAACAGGAGGGACTGGGTGCTGGGGTGTGAGCACCTGGCCTGTGTTTCGTCTGCCGCTGGCTCACTTCTCACCTCTGGGTGTCCCAGCTGAAAGGGCTGGAGTGctgtgggctctggagccctgcCCGCACCTTCCCTGGTTCAAAGTGCAGACACTGAGGGGGCTTGAACGTGGCTCCCTGGCTTCATGACTGGGTTAGGGACAATGGCTATGCCAGCCCCACAGACCCAAGGGGTCGCTGCCAGAACCCTTTGGAGTAGAGAGTgttgtgagggacttccctgacggtccagtggctaagacaccacacttctactgcagggggcatgggttcaatccctggctggggaactaagatcctgcatgccacatggtgtggccccccagaaaaatagaaatgtaaaaataaaagtgtaataGTGTTGAAGAACCAGGGGAGGGGAGATCGGCCCTTTCTCTTGCCAGGGAAACAAAACCTACTGACCCACACCCCACGTGTTGACCTTGTTCGGGagcaccccacccctacccctctGCCACCCCCAGTGGAAAGAGCCAGGAGAGGTCAGGTTTTGAAGCCAGTCCAGGGGCCTGTTAGAGCTTGCAGCTTCCAATTCTTCCTCCTGTGAAAGGCACCTCTTGTTAATgttgggctggggagagggggcaACTGGGCTCCCAGTGTTAAAGGCGGGTGGGACATGCTTGGGGCCACCTCGATGGGACTGTCTCACTGTTTTCACCCCGGAGGCCAGGCCTCGAGGGGTCTGTGGACTGGGGGCAGCATGCTGGCTCTGCACGTCCCGAGATGTGTCAGGGCCAGACGGTGCTAAGGCGGATGCTCCTGCCCCTGGCCACCACGAGATATGCTGGGAAGAGAACTTCACCCCTGCTGGGGCTGCTGCCTGTGGGCCCCTTCCCtggacccctccccaccctccctgccacccccctgAACCTGCTATCTCCACAGAGTCTGAGACTGACCAGGAAGATGGCCCCAAGGAGCCACCCCAGAGTGTCAGGTTTGTATCCGGGAAAGGGCGTGCAGGCCACCATTCTGAGGGACCCAGAGGGGCGTGAACCCtgagtccttggtcagggagggTGGGCACCTGTGTTTCCTCTCAGCAGAGCTGGGGCCTGGTGCTGTCACTTAATAAAGGAGACAGCTTCGTGCTGTGGGGGGGTGAGCCTGGCCTGGGGGTGGGCAACGGGATCCCAGACCCCATCCTCCTGGCCGCATGACCTTAGACAGGTCATTTCCCTTCCTCTGACCAGGCAGCAGAGGGTCAGTCAGGGAGACTCACCTCTGCAGTACCTTTCAGGGTGAAGTCTTAGGGGCTGGGCCCAGTTCTGTTCACAGGGGGAGATCTTTCCTGGGGCGTGATGGGGGCGCTGGGGAGGATGCCAGGGCCAGCCCCCTCACACCACTGCCTCTACCTCTCGGCAGGAGGAAGCGCAGCTACAAGCAGGCGGTGAGTGAGCTGGACGAGGAGCAGCAGCTGGAGGATGAGGAGCTGCAGCCCCCCAGGAGCAAGacaccctccccaccctgtcctgCCAGCAAGGTGAGTGCGGTCTGCCTTCCCTCCacgcccctgccccacccccgggGTCTGACCCTGGTCTCCTCTGTCCTGCCCCCCGAGGCCTGACCCTGGCCTGTCTGTCCTGCCCCCGGGGTCTGACCCTGGTCTCCTCTGTCCCACCCCCAGGGCCTGACCCTGGCCTGTCTGTCCTGCCCCCGGGATCTGACCCTGATCTGTCTGTCCCGCCCCTGGGGCCTGGCCCTGGTCTGTCTGTCCTGCCCCCCGGCGCCTGACCCTGGTCTTGTCCGCAGGTGGTGCGGCCCCTCCGGACCTTCCTGCACACTGTTCAGAGGAACCAGATGCTCATGACCCCGACCTCAACCCCCCACAACAGCATCATGAAATCCTTCATCAAGCGCAACACTCCCCTGCGCGTGGACCCCAAGGTGAGGAGCTGCGGGGGTCTGGGCCAAGGCAGGTTGTGGCCCGGCCCACCAATCAGGGGCAGCTCGAGCCTCTGTGGCCCTGGGCTGCCTTGACCCTGGGGACTGTCCCATCCCCTTGGCCTTTGCCCGGCAACCTCAAGGCTTGGCGGGCTCCAGGTGGCCTCCCAGGTCCTGGGTCCTGGGCCAGGAAGTTACAGAACTGACCTGGCTGGCTGCCACCATGACCATCCATcccgctacacacacacaccgttCCCTC
The nucleotide sequence above comes from Cervus canadensis isolate Bull #8, Minnesota chromosome 29, ASM1932006v1, whole genome shotgun sequence. Encoded proteins:
- the LOC122431024 gene encoding inner centromere protein isoform X2, encoding MYDVRKVLGEEDESPSPLVGGRAAMGTTAQGPFHLLELCDQKLLEFVCNVDNKDMVWLEEIEEEAQRMFTREFSKEPELMPRTPSQKNRRKKRRISSIQDENRDPIRKRLSRRKTRSSQRISRHLRSKDKAEKLATVVGENGSVLRRVTRAAAAAVATSAATAPPLPTPGSPTVLTKKPKESPTQCLPVPAVEISANERQSAEKYLSQLQSAQAPTPALAPASQIPSSSDEDSTPQKAEAGRLDSVTVSSLMTTPRDPKGRGAGAGRSASKLRIAVAAPGPQGSPSSPTSPWRERVLVPLQPDNFSTPTGARVNRRSVRRSLIAPSSPGPQNRSPVSKEEGTVRRSSRRIAKKAAKEPTASARIICHSYLERLLNVEVPQKVSPKEEEPSKEAEPKEAAEPEVPKNNGKALQLRSTTNITLSPPGSQPAASGQESETDQEDGPKEPPQSVRRKRSYKQAVSELDEEQQLEDEELQPPRSKTPSPPCPASKVVRPLRTFLHTVQRNQMLMTPTSTPHNSIMKSFIKRNTPLRVDPKEKERQRLENLRRKEEAEQLRRQKVEEDKRRRLEEVKLKREERLRKVLQARERVEQMKEEKKKQIEQKFAQIDEKTEKAKEERLAEEKARKKAAAKKMEEVEARRKQEEEARRLKWLQQEEEERRHQELLQKRREEEQERLRKAAEARRLAEQREQERQLAEQREQERKREQERLQAERELQEREKALRLQKERLQRELEEKRRKEEQQRLAEQRLQEEQEKKAREAAAASKSLNVTVDVQSPVCTSYQMTPQGHRAPPKINADDYGMDLNSDDSTDDEAHPRKPIPTWARGTQLSQAVIRQYYQPPDLLDLFGSLLQLDLEEIFQKSKPRYHKRTSSAVWNSPPLQGPRVPGSLAYSLKKH
- the LOC122431024 gene encoding inner centromere protein isoform X3; this translates as MGTTAQGPFHLLELCDQKLLEFVCNVDNKDMVWLEEIEEEAQRMFTREFSKEPELMPRTPSQKNRRKKRRISSIQDENRDPIRKRLSRRKTRSSQRISRHLRSKDKAEKLATVVGENGSVLRRVTRAAAAAVATSAATAPPLPTPGSPTVLTKKPKESPTQCLPVPAVEISANERQSAEKYLSQLQSAQAPTPALAPASQIPSSSDEDSTPQKAEAGRLDSVTVSSLMTTPRDPKGRGAGAGRSASKLRIAVAAPGPQGSPSSPTSPWRERVLVPLQPDNFSTPTGARVNRRSVRRSLIAPSSPGPQNRSPVSKEEGTVRRSSRRIAKKAAKEPTASARIICHSYLERLLNVEVPQKVSPKEEEPSKEAEPKEAAEPEVPKNNGKALQLRSTTNITLSPPGSQPAASGQESETDQEDGPKEPPQSVRRKRSYKQAVSELDEEQQLEDEELQPPRSKTPSPPCPASKVVRPLRTFLHTVQRNQMLMTPTSTPHNSIMKSFIKRNTPLRVDPKCSFVEKERQRLENLRRKEEAEQLRRQKVEEDKRRRLEEVKLKREERLRKVLQARERVEQMKEEKKKQIEQKFAQIDEKTEKAKEERLAEEKARKKAAAKKMEEVEARRKQEEEARRLKWLQQEEEERRHQELLQKRREEEQERLRKAAEARRLAEQREQERQLAEQREQERKREQERLQAERELQEREKALRLQKERLQRELEEKRRKEEQQRLAEQRLQEEQEKKAREAAAASKSLNVTVDVQSPVCTSYQMTPQGHRAPPKINADDYGMDLNSDDSTDDEAHPRKPIPTWARGTQLSQAVIRQYYQPPDLLDLFGSLLQLDLEEIFQKSKPRYHKRTSSAVWNSPPLQGPRVPGSLAYSLKKH
- the LOC122431024 gene encoding inner centromere protein isoform X1 codes for the protein MYDVRKVLGEEDESPSPLVGGRAAMGTTAQGPFHLLELCDQKLLEFVCNVDNKDMVWLEEIEEEAQRMFTREFSKEPELMPRTPSQKNRRKKRRISSIQDENRDPIRKRLSRRKTRSSQRISRHLRSKDKAEKLATVVGENGSVLRRVTRAAAAAVATSAATAPPLPTPGSPTVLTKKPKESPTQCLPVPAVEISANERQSAEKYLSQLQSAQAPTPALAPASQIPSSSDEDSTPQKAEAGRLDSVTVSSLMTTPRDPKGRGAGAGRSASKLRIAVAAPGPQGSPSSPTSPWRERVLVPLQPDNFSTPTGARVNRRSVRRSLIAPSSPGPQNRSPVSKEEGTVRRSSRRIAKKAAKEPTASARIICHSYLERLLNVEVPQKVSPKEEEPSKEAEPKEAAEPEVPKNNGKALQLRSTTNITLSPPGSQPAASGQESETDQEDGPKEPPQSVRRKRSYKQAVSELDEEQQLEDEELQPPRSKTPSPPCPASKVVRPLRTFLHTVQRNQMLMTPTSTPHNSIMKSFIKRNTPLRVDPKCSFVEKERQRLENLRRKEEAEQLRRQKVEEDKRRRLEEVKLKREERLRKVLQARERVEQMKEEKKKQIEQKFAQIDEKTEKAKEERLAEEKARKKAAAKKMEEVEARRKQEEEARRLKWLQQEEEERRHQELLQKRREEEQERLRKAAEARRLAEQREQERQLAEQREQERKREQERLQAERELQEREKALRLQKERLQRELEEKRRKEEQQRLAEQRLQEEQEKKAREAAAASKSLNVTVDVQSPVCTSYQMTPQGHRAPPKINADDYGMDLNSDDSTDDEAHPRKPIPTWARGTQLSQAVIRQYYQPPDLLDLFGSLLQLDLEEIFQKSKPRYHKRTSSAVWNSPPLQGPRVPGSLAYSLKKH